The Vampirovibrio chlorellavorus genome has a segment encoding these proteins:
- the typA gene encoding translational GTPase TypA: MTSEIATSETDTTAQILNDRIRNIAIIAHVDHGKTTLVDSMIRQSGILRDNEHMAERAMDSHDLEKERGITILAKNTAIPYGDYKVNILDTPGHADFSGEVERVLTMVDGALLIVDAVEGPMPQTRFVLRKALELGLTIVLVINKVDRAASDPDRAIDKVVDLFIELGADEHQLDFPVVYASGLAGTSALTMEEPLEAGKHDLKPLMETIIHRIQSPPGDKDASLQLQVSTLDYNDYLGRIVIGRIKRGLIKTGQTVSLFQRDGKLTQHRVSKLFGFQGLKRIEIDQAEAGDIVAVAGIPEVQIGETLTDPGNPEALPLISIEEPTLKMTFAVNNSPLAGREGKFVTSRQLKDRLWKEVKSNISLRVEEGSTTDSFVVSGRGELHLSILIETMRREGYEFQVSKPEVLTKTIDGQLQEPFEDLIFDVPDEMTGSCIEKLCQRKGELRHMENSGGRTVVEFKIPSRGLLGFRSEFIRMTKGQGMMTHAFSEFRPWVGEIGSTRNGVLVASEPGETTAYALKGVEDRGVFFVKPRQTVYKGMIVGENNRPQDLVLNVCRTKKLTNMRSAGADVLEVLQTPVEVTLEFGLDYIENDELMEVTPQNIRLRKENLDFKRST; the protein is encoded by the coding sequence ATGACATCTGAAATCGCCACTTCTGAAACCGACACCACAGCCCAGATTTTAAACGATCGCATCCGGAATATCGCCATCATCGCCCACGTTGACCACGGAAAAACCACGCTGGTGGACAGCATGATCCGTCAAAGCGGCATTTTACGGGACAACGAACATATGGCAGAACGGGCCATGGACAGCCACGATCTGGAGAAAGAGCGGGGCATCACTATTCTGGCCAAAAACACGGCCATTCCTTACGGCGATTACAAGGTCAACATTCTGGACACCCCCGGTCACGCCGACTTTTCCGGGGAAGTGGAGCGGGTTTTGACCATGGTGGACGGAGCCCTGCTGATTGTGGACGCCGTGGAAGGCCCCATGCCCCAGACCCGCTTTGTACTGCGCAAGGCTCTGGAACTGGGCTTGACCATCGTATTGGTCATCAACAAGGTGGATCGGGCCGCTTCCGACCCGGATCGGGCCATTGATAAAGTGGTGGATCTGTTTATTGAGCTGGGCGCCGATGAGCATCAGCTGGATTTCCCGGTAGTCTACGCCAGCGGTCTGGCTGGCACCTCCGCCCTGACCATGGAAGAACCGCTGGAAGCGGGTAAACACGACCTGAAGCCCCTGATGGAAACCATCATCCACCGCATCCAGTCTCCCCCCGGCGACAAGGACGCTAGCCTGCAATTGCAGGTCTCCACGCTGGATTACAACGATTATCTCGGCCGTATCGTCATTGGCCGTATCAAACGGGGTTTAATCAAAACCGGGCAAACCGTCAGCCTGTTCCAGCGGGACGGCAAACTGACCCAGCACCGGGTTTCCAAGCTGTTTGGCTTCCAGGGACTCAAGCGCATCGAGATTGATCAGGCCGAAGCCGGGGATATCGTAGCCGTAGCCGGCATCCCGGAAGTGCAAATCGGGGAAACCTTGACCGATCCCGGCAACCCGGAAGCCTTGCCGCTGATCAGCATTGAAGAACCGACCCTGAAGATGACCTTCGCGGTGAATAACAGCCCGCTGGCCGGACGGGAAGGCAAGTTTGTCACCTCTCGCCAGTTGAAAGACCGCCTGTGGAAAGAAGTGAAAAGCAATATCAGCCTGCGGGTGGAAGAGGGCTCGACTACGGATAGCTTTGTGGTCAGTGGCCGGGGCGAATTGCACCTGAGTATCCTGATTGAGACCATGCGCCGGGAAGGCTATGAGTTTCAGGTCTCCAAGCCGGAAGTTCTGACCAAGACCATTGACGGCCAACTGCAAGAGCCGTTTGAAGATCTGATCTTTGATGTGCCCGATGAAATGACCGGCAGCTGTATCGAGAAACTCTGCCAGCGCAAAGGCGAATTGCGCCACATGGAAAACTCCGGTGGCCGTACGGTGGTGGAATTCAAAATCCCCTCTCGTGGCTTGCTGGGTTTCCGCAGCGAGTTCATCCGCATGACCAAGGGCCAAGGCATGATGACGCACGCCTTCAGCGAGTTCCGCCCCTGGGTGGGAGAAATCGGCAGCACCCGCAACGGTGTACTGGTAGCCAGCGAACCCGGTGAAACCACGGCTTACGCTCTGAAAGGCGTGGAAGATCGGGGTGTGTTCTTCGTCAAACCCCGCCAAACCGTGTACAAGGGTATGATCGTTGGCGAAAACAACCGCCCGCAGGATCTGGTGCTAAACGTGTGCCGCACCAAGAAGCTGACCAACATGCGCTCCGCCGGGGCCGATGTGCTGGAAGTCCTGCAAACGCCGGTGGAAGTCACGTTGGAGTTTGGTCTGGATTACATCGAAAACGATGAGCTGATGGAAGTGACCCCGCAGAACATCCGCTTGCGCAAGGAAAATCTAGACTTCAAGCGCTCCACATAA
- a CDS encoding MFS transporter produces the protein MPPGILTPPAQEKRSVTGIKPPIDPDAWKQKNFWQLLNISVGFLGIQFAWAIQNGQMGPLLERLGSDPQMLGLINCAGPVTGVLVQPIVGALSDRCGLPMGRRRPFLLLGAILTVISLVLMPNVSALWMAAVLLWVLDASINITQGPYRSLVPDVVHPSQQATAYSMMSFTIGLGSVAAFVIAAQFPSLHGLFYLGAGAMLLAMLWTSLTTPEQPPVGIQYSSPEASSEPQDNFLVGTLKSIASMPKEGLKLCLAHSMTWFGLMCLFTFFSVYVPHHIFGATDPQSARYAEGVQLVQIGYAILNGVCFVFSMFIGKLCGLSSKKAVHSLGLLCMAGSFLSMWFIHSPLQIMIAMGLIGIGWATTLSIPFALLSDHLPKGKEGVMMGTFNIFIAAPGVVSNLLVGKVVHDYFNDNVAVALIIGGMAMIAATLMLQTVKERKSLAVVEPHPHPEDALLGS, from the coding sequence ATGCCGCCAGGAATTCTAACTCCCCCCGCCCAGGAAAAACGCAGCGTTACAGGCATCAAGCCACCCATCGACCCCGATGCCTGGAAGCAGAAAAATTTCTGGCAGTTACTCAATATCAGCGTGGGCTTTCTGGGGATACAATTCGCCTGGGCCATCCAGAACGGACAAATGGGCCCCTTGCTGGAGCGTCTGGGTTCGGATCCCCAAATGCTGGGCCTGATTAATTGCGCGGGGCCGGTGACCGGCGTGTTGGTACAACCCATTGTAGGCGCCCTGAGCGATCGCTGCGGCCTGCCCATGGGCCGCCGTCGTCCCTTTCTGTTGCTGGGTGCCATTCTCACAGTTATCTCTCTGGTGCTGATGCCCAACGTGTCCGCCCTGTGGATGGCCGCCGTGTTGCTGTGGGTACTGGACGCCAGCATCAACATCACCCAGGGGCCTTACCGCTCGCTAGTGCCGGACGTGGTGCATCCCAGCCAGCAGGCCACCGCCTATTCCATGATGAGCTTTACCATCGGCCTGGGCTCAGTGGCCGCCTTCGTCATTGCCGCCCAATTCCCCAGCCTGCACGGCCTGTTTTATCTGGGAGCCGGGGCCATGTTGCTGGCCATGCTGTGGACCAGCCTGACCACCCCGGAGCAACCGCCGGTGGGCATCCAGTACAGCTCCCCGGAAGCCAGTTCCGAGCCGCAGGATAATTTTCTGGTGGGTACCCTCAAGTCCATCGCCAGCATGCCCAAGGAGGGGTTGAAGCTCTGTCTGGCTCACAGCATGACCTGGTTTGGCCTGATGTGCCTGTTTACCTTCTTCTCCGTCTATGTCCCCCATCATATCTTCGGGGCCACCGATCCCCAAAGCGCCCGCTACGCCGAAGGCGTGCAACTGGTGCAAATCGGCTACGCCATCCTGAATGGGGTCTGCTTCGTATTCTCCATGTTCATTGGCAAACTGTGCGGGCTCAGCTCCAAGAAAGCGGTTCACTCGCTGGGTCTGCTTTGCATGGCCGGCAGTTTTCTGTCCATGTGGTTCATTCACTCCCCCCTGCAAATCATGATCGCCATGGGCCTGATCGGCATCGGCTGGGCCACCACCCTGTCCATCCCCTTCGCCCTGTTGTCGGATCACCTGCCCAAGGGCAAGGAAGGCGTCATGATGGGCACCTTCAACATCTTTATCGCCGCGCCCGGTGTGGTCAGTAATCTACTGGTGGGCAAAGTCGTTCACGATTACTTCAACGACAACGTGGCCGTGGCCCTGATTATTGGCGGCATGGCCATGATTGCGGCCACCCTGATGCTGCAAACGGTCAAGGAGCGCAAGAGCCTGGCGGTAGTGGAGCCTCATCCCCACCCTGAGGATGCCTTGCTGGGCAGCTAG
- a CDS encoding efflux RND transporter permease subunit: protein MWISNISIRRPVLATVVSVLMILFGLVSLSFLSVREYPDIDPPIISVATVYPGASAEIMESTITERLEDELIGIEGIRSLNSVSREGISNIIVEFELDRDVNVAAQDVRDRVSRARGQLPDDIEEPIISKQDTDASAIMWFSLYGKNYSPLQITDYADRFITDQLQTVDGVGSVIIGGEREYAMRLWLDPHKMSARQVSALDVEKALRADNVDIPSGRIESTNREFTVRTQGELKTPDQFNRLIIKRVNGLPVYLSDIGHAAIGAKDERSLVRFNGQPAVGLGIVKQSKANTLDVARSVKAKVQEIRKTLPPGLSMETAFDSSIFIQRSIDEVVESLFVAFGLVVLVIFFFLRNLKATFIPSISIPISLVATFTIMYFLGYTINTITLLGLTLTIGLVVDDTIVVLENIYRRIEDGEKPMEAAIKGTEEIGFAIIATTAVLVAVFLPIIFLGGVLGRILKEFAVVVAGSVMISGFVSLSLTPMLCARMLKADHTQGKRGWNPIEGVLDVFYAFVEGCANLFERTLRMVMDWKWLVFAAVTILVVVCGALYNLIPREFLPTEDRGSILTFVSSPEGSTLDYTDKAVRKAERVYMKTPGVENLFSVIALSATGPGQVNSGIMFVDLQSQEERKLKQDTIVNMVMPQLLSIPEAFVFPISPPSSPVQSFGKPIEMAVQTNGDIKELDGVINKIIGRLAKEVPFMVNVDSDLKLNKPQLEVGINREKASLLGVSVRDTARTMQIMLGGLDLSTFQYNGKRYDVMVQALPELRATPDQLANIYVAGRDGMLVPLSNVLEYAEAVAPKELNHYNRMRAATISASLIPIPGVSLGGELEKLRRITQEEITPGMRIAWKGEAKEFFDANSATFFAFGLAVLVVFLVLAAQFESFSDPLIVMLTVPLAVAGAVLTLFVLSYGPMLLKTLPMFADWVPVKYNLNVYSQIGLVLLVGLVTKNGILIVEFANQIREREPQKSPREAVIEASRIRFRPIVMTSVATIFGAIPIAVGLGAGVDGRKPLGAVIVGGMLLATFLTLYVVPLMYDLVKTRQLSKAVSR, encoded by the coding sequence ATGTGGATTTCCAATATTTCCATCCGGCGTCCGGTACTGGCCACCGTGGTTTCCGTCTTGATGATTCTCTTCGGGCTGGTCAGCCTGTCCTTTCTCTCCGTGCGGGAGTATCCGGACATCGATCCGCCCATTATCTCCGTGGCCACGGTCTACCCGGGGGCCAGCGCCGAGATTATGGAAAGCACCATCACCGAACGTCTGGAAGACGAGCTGATCGGTATTGAGGGCATTCGTAGCCTGAACTCGGTCAGTCGAGAAGGCATTAGCAATATCATTGTGGAGTTTGAGCTTGATCGGGACGTCAACGTGGCCGCTCAGGACGTGCGGGATCGGGTGTCCCGGGCCCGGGGACAGTTGCCCGATGATATCGAGGAGCCCATTATCTCCAAGCAGGACACCGACGCCAGCGCCATTATGTGGTTCAGTTTGTACGGTAAAAATTATTCTCCGCTTCAGATTACCGATTACGCCGATCGCTTTATCACCGACCAGTTGCAGACGGTGGACGGGGTGGGTTCGGTTATTATCGGCGGAGAGCGGGAGTACGCCATGCGCCTGTGGCTGGACCCCCATAAAATGTCCGCCCGGCAGGTTTCGGCGCTGGATGTGGAGAAAGCGCTGCGGGCCGATAATGTGGATATTCCCTCAGGGCGGATTGAAAGCACCAATCGGGAGTTTACCGTGCGCACCCAGGGCGAGCTGAAGACCCCGGATCAGTTTAACCGCCTGATTATCAAGCGGGTGAACGGCTTGCCGGTGTATCTCTCCGACATTGGGCATGCCGCCATCGGGGCCAAGGATGAACGCTCTCTGGTGCGTTTTAACGGGCAACCGGCAGTAGGTTTGGGGATTGTCAAGCAGTCCAAGGCCAACACCCTGGATGTGGCCCGCTCGGTCAAGGCCAAGGTGCAGGAAATCCGCAAGACCCTGCCGCCCGGCTTGAGCATGGAAACGGCTTTTGATAGCTCTATTTTCATTCAGCGCTCCATTGATGAAGTGGTGGAATCCCTGTTTGTGGCCTTTGGGCTGGTGGTTCTGGTCATCTTTTTCTTTTTGCGGAACCTCAAGGCCACCTTCATTCCCTCCATTTCCATTCCCATTTCACTGGTGGCCACTTTCACCATCATGTACTTTCTGGGGTACACCATCAACACCATCACCCTGCTGGGGCTGACGCTGACCATCGGTCTGGTGGTTGATGACACCATCGTGGTTCTGGAGAACATCTACCGACGCATTGAGGATGGCGAAAAGCCCATGGAGGCTGCGATCAAGGGCACCGAGGAAATCGGTTTCGCCATTATCGCCACCACGGCGGTTTTGGTCGCTGTGTTCCTGCCCATTATCTTTTTGGGTGGGGTGCTGGGCCGTATCTTGAAAGAGTTCGCTGTGGTTGTGGCGGGTTCGGTTATGATTTCGGGCTTTGTGTCCCTGTCGTTGACCCCCATGTTGTGCGCCCGTATGTTGAAAGCGGACCACACCCAGGGCAAGCGCGGCTGGAATCCCATTGAAGGGGTTCTGGATGTTTTCTACGCCTTTGTGGAAGGCTGCGCCAACCTGTTTGAACGCACCCTCCGCATGGTCATGGATTGGAAGTGGCTGGTGTTTGCCGCGGTGACGATTCTCGTGGTGGTGTGTGGTGCGCTGTACAACCTGATACCCCGTGAGTTCCTGCCCACTGAGGATCGGGGCTCCATCCTGACCTTTGTCAGCTCCCCGGAAGGGTCTACCCTGGATTACACGGACAAGGCCGTGCGCAAGGCGGAGCGGGTCTACATGAAGACCCCCGGGGTGGAAAATCTATTCTCCGTGATTGCCTTGTCCGCCACGGGGCCCGGGCAGGTCAACAGCGGCATTATGTTCGTGGATCTGCAATCCCAGGAGGAACGCAAGCTGAAGCAGGATACCATTGTGAATATGGTCATGCCCCAGCTGTTGAGCATCCCGGAGGCTTTTGTATTCCCCATTAGCCCCCCCTCCAGCCCGGTGCAGTCTTTTGGTAAGCCCATCGAAATGGCCGTGCAAACCAATGGCGACATTAAGGAGCTGGACGGTGTCATTAACAAGATTATCGGACGTTTGGCCAAGGAAGTGCCTTTTATGGTCAACGTGGATTCCGACCTGAAGCTGAACAAGCCCCAGCTGGAAGTGGGCATCAACCGGGAGAAGGCTTCGCTGCTGGGTGTTTCCGTAAGGGATACCGCCCGTACCATGCAGATTATGCTGGGCGGTCTGGATTTATCGACTTTTCAGTACAACGGCAAGCGCTACGATGTAATGGTACAGGCCCTGCCGGAACTGCGGGCCACCCCGGATCAGCTGGCCAATATTTACGTCGCGGGTCGGGATGGCATGCTGGTGCCCTTATCCAATGTGCTGGAGTACGCCGAGGCCGTAGCTCCCAAGGAGTTGAACCACTACAACCGGATGCGGGCCGCTACCATCAGCGCCTCCCTCATTCCCATACCCGGTGTCAGTCTGGGTGGGGAGCTGGAGAAGCTGCGGCGTATCACGCAAGAGGAAATCACCCCCGGGATGCGGATTGCCTGGAAAGGGGAGGCCAAGGAGTTTTTCGACGCCAACTCGGCCACCTTCTTTGCCTTTGGCCTGGCGGTGCTGGTGGTGTTCCTGGTGCTGGCCGCCCAGTTTGAAAGTTTCAGCGATCCCTTGATCGTTATGCTGACGGTGCCATTGGCCGTGGCGGGGGCGGTACTGACCCTGTTTGTGTTGTCTTACGGGCCTATGCTGCTGAAAACCCTCCCCATGTTTGCCGATTGGGTGCCGGTCAAGTACAACCTCAACGTTTACAGCCAGATTGGTCTGGTCTTGCTGGTGGGCCTGGTCACTAAGAATGGCATTTTGATTGTGGAATTCGCCAACCAGATTCGGGAGCGGGAGCCGCAAAAATCCCCTCGGGAAGCGGTCATTGAAGCGTCTCGCATTCGCTTCCGGCCCATCGTCATGACCTCGGTGGCCACTATTTTTGGGGCCATTCCCATTGCCGTCGGTCTGGGCGCTGGTGTGGACGGGCGGAAGCCCTTGGGGGCCGTCATTGTGGGCGGTATGCTGCTTGCCACCTTCCTGACCCTGTATGTGGTCCCGCTGATGTACGACTTGGTGAAGACCCGTCAACTGAGCAAAGCGGTCAGTCGCTAA
- a CDS encoding ABC-F family ATP-binding cassette domain-containing protein, producing the protein MLQLSGVTKTFAGEPLFENITLQVRPDSRLGLVGRNGCGKSTLLKLMMGIYQPDGGNVSHGYGCHVNYLSQEPQLTPGLTLYEEMRQVYAIVDTLRAEEARILKSLEHLSGDEQTEAITRLCDVQEQVNRYDLDTLDSRIGRLLQELGFSQNDYERKTDDFSGGWRMRINLAKVLLEGADILLLDEPTNHLDLESCEWLEQFLKGYPGGIVLVSHDRRFLNEVCTEIAEVELGGVTVWTGNYSDFQRQKADLIERTQSAYDRQQKEIAKQTAFVERFKASANRSTQAKSRERQLAKLERVETIQTDQSRMSVKFPPPQASGREVISLRDLKKSFENKHLFKGLEGDIERNQRIFLLGENGCGKTTLFRLLLGLEEPTTGTIEKGYNVKLGYFSQNQLETLDAKKSPFDTLHETAPLMTHTEVRSLLARFLFSGDEVFKPVEVLSGGEKSKLAIAKLMLTGPNTLLLDEPTNHMDIPAKEVLAEAFKEFEGTILCISHDRFFIQELATHIWEIYEGHLIQYAGDYDYYLFKRDELRAKTLEAAASKAARDSKKVTSVAMDPNPASKGSQLSPLQARKEIEKKLTRQEKDILRLEASIAELEAQLSDPAIQQDFQKLQALSESLESQKTTLEAANAEWETLTAALLAHPSP; encoded by the coding sequence ATGCTACAACTGTCAGGCGTCACCAAAACCTTCGCCGGAGAACCCCTGTTTGAGAATATCACCCTGCAAGTGCGGCCCGATAGCCGACTGGGGCTGGTCGGGCGAAACGGCTGCGGAAAATCCACGCTGCTCAAGCTCATGATGGGCATCTACCAGCCGGATGGCGGCAACGTGAGCCATGGCTACGGTTGCCACGTCAACTACCTCTCCCAGGAGCCACAACTGACCCCCGGCCTGACCTTGTATGAGGAAATGAGACAAGTGTACGCCATAGTGGACACCTTGCGCGCGGAAGAAGCCCGCATTCTGAAGAGTCTGGAGCATTTATCCGGCGATGAGCAGACCGAGGCCATCACCCGCCTGTGCGACGTGCAGGAGCAAGTGAACCGATACGATTTAGACACGCTGGACAGCCGTATTGGCCGCTTACTGCAAGAGTTGGGCTTCAGTCAGAATGATTATGAGCGCAAAACTGATGACTTCAGCGGCGGCTGGCGCATGCGCATCAACCTGGCCAAGGTCCTGCTGGAAGGGGCCGATATTTTACTGCTGGACGAGCCCACCAACCACCTGGATCTGGAGTCCTGCGAGTGGCTGGAGCAGTTCCTGAAAGGCTATCCGGGCGGTATTGTGCTGGTCTCCCACGATCGTCGGTTCCTGAATGAAGTCTGCACCGAGATTGCCGAAGTGGAGCTGGGCGGGGTTACCGTATGGACGGGTAACTACAGCGATTTCCAGCGCCAAAAGGCCGATCTGATCGAGCGCACCCAATCCGCCTACGATCGCCAGCAAAAAGAAATCGCCAAGCAAACCGCCTTTGTGGAACGCTTCAAGGCCAGCGCTAACCGCAGCACTCAGGCCAAAAGCCGGGAGCGTCAACTGGCCAAACTGGAGCGGGTGGAGACCATCCAGACGGATCAAAGCCGCATGAGCGTTAAATTCCCACCGCCGCAAGCCAGTGGCCGGGAAGTGATCAGCCTGCGCGATCTCAAAAAATCGTTTGAAAATAAACATTTGTTCAAAGGACTGGAAGGCGATATTGAGCGCAACCAGCGTATTTTCCTCCTGGGGGAAAACGGCTGCGGCAAGACAACCCTGTTCCGGCTGTTATTAGGACTGGAAGAGCCCACCACCGGCACCATCGAGAAGGGGTATAACGTCAAGCTGGGCTACTTCTCCCAAAACCAGCTGGAAACCCTGGACGCCAAGAAATCCCCCTTCGACACCCTGCACGAAACGGCCCCCCTAATGACCCACACCGAAGTGCGCAGCCTGCTGGCCCGCTTTCTGTTCAGCGGAGATGAGGTGTTCAAGCCGGTGGAAGTGCTGAGCGGGGGCGAAAAAAGCAAGCTGGCCATCGCCAAGTTGATGTTGACCGGCCCCAACACCCTGTTGCTGGATGAACCGACCAACCACATGGACATCCCGGCCAAGGAAGTGCTGGCGGAAGCCTTTAAAGAGTTTGAAGGCACCATCCTGTGCATCTCCCACGATCGGTTTTTCATTCAGGAGCTGGCCACCCACATCTGGGAGATTTATGAGGGCCATCTCATCCAGTACGCGGGCGATTACGACTACTATCTATTCAAGCGGGACGAGCTACGGGCCAAAACGCTGGAGGCCGCTGCCAGCAAAGCCGCCCGGGACTCTAAAAAGGTCACCTCGGTGGCCATGGACCCCAACCCCGCCAGCAAGGGCAGCCAGCTCAGCCCCCTGCAAGCCCGCAAGGAAATCGAAAAAAAGCTGACCCGGCAAGAAAAGGACATTCTGCGTCTGGAAGCATCCATTGCCGAACTGGAGGCGCAATTGTCTGATCCGGCCATCCAGCAGGATTTTCAGAAGTTGCAAGCCCTCAGTGAATCACTGGAAAGCCAAAAGACAACGCTGGAAGCCGCAAACGCCGAGTGGGAAACACTCACCGCCGCCCTGTTAGCCCACCCCTCCCCGTAG